The DNA sequence GGCCATCGTGCTGTGAGCGGTCCGGGACTGGGCGCCGGAATCGTCGTCGTCGACAAACCGGCCGGCATCACCAGCCATGACGTGGTCGGGCGGTGCCGGCGCATCTTCGGCACCCGCAAGGTCGGCCACGCGGGCACGCTCGACCCGATGGCCACCGGAGTCCTCGTCGTCGGCGTCAACCGCGCCACCAAACTGCTCGGCCTGCTCACCGCGACCGACAAGTCGTATGCGGCGACGATCCGGCTCGGCCAGACCACCACCACCGAAGACGCCGAAGGCGAGGTCGTCGACACCGTCGCGGCTTCCGGCGCCACCGACGAACAGATCGCCCAGGCGGTGGCCGCGCTGCGTGGGGAGATCGACCAGGTGCCGTCGGCGGTGAGCGCCATCAAGGTGGGCGGACAGCGCGCGTACAAACTCGCACGCGAGGGGCAGACCGTCGAGCTGGCCGCGCGCCGCGTGCGCATCGACCGCTTCGAGGTGCTCGCGACCCGCCGGGGCGGCGATCTGTGCGACGTCGTGGACGTCGATGTCGCGGTGGACTGCTCCAGCGGCACCTACATCCGGGCACTCGCACGTGACGTCGGCGCCGCCCTCGGCGTCGGCGGACACCTGACCGCGCTGCGGCGCACGAGGGTCGGGCGGTTCGGGCTCGACGAGGCGCTCACGCTGGACGCGCTGGCCGAGCACCCTCGCCTGAGCTATTCGCTGGACGAGGCGTGTCTGCTGGCGTTCCCGCGCCGCGATCTGTCCCCCCAGGAGGCGGAGTCCACCCGGCACGGGCGGCCGTTGGAACCGGCCGGCATCGACGGTGTGTACGCGGCCACCGCGCCCGGCGGATCCGTCCTGGCGCTCCTCGAGGACGGCGGACAGCGGACGAAATCCGTGGTGGTGCTGCGCCCCGCGACGCTCTAGCCTGCGACGACCCAGATCGCCTCGGCGGCGGGACTGCCCAGCTCGACGGTGGCGGCCCCGTCCGCGCCGTCGGCTCCCTCGATGGCCACCGAGATGAGGCCGGCGAAATCGCGCCGCGCCACCACCCGCAGGCGGGAGTCCAGGCTGATGCCCACGCTGTCGAAGTAGCGCAGCATCTCGGGGTCGGCGTCGGAGATCCGCGCGACCGTGCCCGCATCGCCGTTCTCGCATTCGGACAACTGGCGGGCCGGCGGGGTGGGCACCCGGCCGTCGGCGGCCGGGATCGGATCCCCGTGCGGGTCGCGGGTGGGGTGGCCGAGCTTGGCGTCGATCCGCATCAGCATCAGGTCCGACACCGCGTGCTCGAGCAC is a window from the Mycolicibacterium litorale genome containing:
- the truB gene encoding tRNA pseudouridine(55) synthase TruB yields the protein MSGPGLGAGIVVVDKPAGITSHDVVGRCRRIFGTRKVGHAGTLDPMATGVLVVGVNRATKLLGLLTATDKSYAATIRLGQTTTTEDAEGEVVDTVAASGATDEQIAQAVAALRGEIDQVPSAVSAIKVGGQRAYKLAREGQTVELAARRVRIDRFEVLATRRGGDLCDVVDVDVAVDCSSGTYIRALARDVGAALGVGGHLTALRRTRVGRFGLDEALTLDALAEHPRLSYSLDEACLLAFPRRDLSPQEAESTRHGRPLEPAGIDGVYAATAPGGSVLALLEDGGQRTKSVVVLRPATL
- the mntR gene encoding manganese-binding transcriptional regulator MntR, with product MSPDSNSRDLTTVAQDYLKTIWTAQEWSHEKVSTKLLAERIGVSASTASESIRKLADQGLVNHEKYGAVTLTEAGRQAALQMVRRHRLMETFLVNELGYSWDEVHDEAEVLEHAVSDLMLMRIDAKLGHPTRDPHGDPIPAADGRVPTPPARQLSECENGDAGTVARISDADPEMLRYFDSVGISLDSRLRVVARRDFAGLISVAIEGADGADGAATVELGSPAAEAIWVVAG